A genomic window from Streptomyces broussonetiae includes:
- a CDS encoding carbohydrate-binding module family 20 domain-containing protein yields MTGNRHRPPGPAGVFRRTAGAMSAGALALAGVLALPAAPAQARTTAKGDVIANLWEWNWDSIASECTNVLGPAGYGAVQVAPPQESLKQTNYYWWDVYQPYSYSLNSRFGTRAKFAAMITACHRAGVKVYTDAVINHTAAQTGTGYDGTTITDKYATPDWSRTDYHDSSECPTSDLTIQDYSNLTQVQNCELLGLPDLRTGSDTVRAGLANYLNSQLALGVDGFRIDAAKHIPETDIAAIEGKLTNTASGSAPYVFQEIYPGTTPQPSDYYPTGDVLDFTYASKLKSAFQGNVSDLSSIESSGILPAANSVSFVTNHDTERNGLHLSYKDGDTYKLANLFQLAYKWATPTVYASWEWTQSDQAPPNSSGFVSDTDCAGGSWYCLDRDTAVVGMVAWHNATDTAAVSNWQTMSSNVIGFGRSGKGFFALNNGTAAATYTFTTGMADGTYSNVVDGGRTAVTVSGGSASVTIPAKGAVAFYNSSYTCTVGCGDAGGGSGDTVSATFNEYASTTSGTNVYVVGSIAALGGWDTSKAVALSSSGYPEWSGEVSVPVNTSFTYKYIKKDASGNVTWESNANRSTATTTSALALNNSWNVANTDATDVTFHENATTDWGTNVYVSGSIPSLGSWNTADAIQLSSASYPDWSRLVIVPRSTSFEYKYLKKDSSGNVTWESGTNRTYTTGSSSGYTTSDTWK; encoded by the coding sequence ATGACCGGAAACCGACACCGGCCCCCGGGCCCCGCGGGTGTCTTCCGCCGGACGGCCGGGGCCATGAGCGCCGGAGCGCTGGCGCTTGCGGGCGTGCTCGCCCTGCCGGCGGCGCCCGCGCAGGCGAGGACGACCGCCAAGGGCGACGTGATCGCCAACCTGTGGGAGTGGAACTGGGACTCGATCGCCTCGGAGTGCACCAACGTGCTGGGCCCGGCGGGCTACGGCGCGGTCCAGGTCGCACCGCCACAGGAGTCCCTGAAGCAGACGAACTACTACTGGTGGGACGTCTACCAGCCCTACTCCTACTCACTGAACAGCCGCTTCGGCACGCGGGCGAAGTTCGCCGCCATGATCACGGCCTGCCACCGGGCGGGCGTGAAGGTCTACACGGACGCGGTGATCAACCACACGGCCGCGCAGACCGGCACGGGCTACGACGGCACGACCATCACGGACAAGTACGCCACGCCCGACTGGTCCCGCACCGACTACCACGACTCCAGCGAGTGCCCGACCTCGGACCTGACCATCCAGGACTACTCGAACCTGACCCAGGTCCAGAACTGCGAACTGCTGGGCCTGCCCGACCTCAGGACCGGGTCGGACACGGTACGCGCGGGTCTCGCGAACTACCTCAACTCCCAGCTCGCACTGGGCGTGGACGGCTTCCGGATCGACGCGGCCAAGCACATCCCCGAGACCGACATCGCGGCGATCGAGGGCAAGCTGACGAACACCGCGTCCGGCTCGGCGCCGTACGTCTTCCAGGAGATCTACCCGGGTACGACCCCGCAGCCGAGCGACTACTACCCCACCGGTGACGTCCTGGACTTCACCTACGCGAGCAAGCTCAAGTCGGCCTTCCAGGGCAATGTCTCCGACCTGTCCTCGATCGAGAGCAGCGGCATCCTGCCCGCCGCGAACTCGGTGTCGTTCGTGACGAACCACGACACGGAACGCAACGGCCTTCACCTGTCCTACAAGGACGGCGACACCTACAAACTGGCCAACCTCTTCCAGCTCGCCTACAAGTGGGCGACGCCGACGGTGTACGCCAGCTGGGAGTGGACCCAGAGCGACCAGGCCCCGCCGAACTCCTCGGGGTTCGTCAGCGACACGGACTGCGCCGGCGGCTCCTGGTACTGCCTGGACCGCGACACCGCCGTCGTCGGCATGGTCGCCTGGCACAACGCGACCGACACGGCCGCGGTCTCCAACTGGCAGACGATGTCCTCGAACGTGATCGGCTTCGGCCGCAGCGGCAAGGGCTTCTTCGCGCTCAACAACGGGACGGCTGCGGCGACTTACACGTTCACGACAGGCATGGCCGACGGCACGTACAGCAACGTCGTCGACGGCGGGAGGACGGCGGTGACCGTGTCGGGCGGCAGCGCGTCGGTCACGATCCCCGCGAAGGGCGCGGTCGCCTTCTACAACTCCTCCTACACCTGCACGGTGGGCTGCGGCGACGCGGGCGGCGGCTCGGGCGACACGGTGAGTGCGACCTTCAACGAGTACGCGTCGACCACTTCCGGCACCAACGTGTACGTGGTCGGGTCCATCGCGGCACTGGGCGGCTGGGACACCTCGAAGGCGGTGGCGCTTTCGTCGTCCGGCTACCCGGAGTGGTCCGGCGAGGTGAGCGTGCCGGTGAACACGTCCTTCACCTACAAGTACATCAAGAAGGACGCCTCCGGGAACGTCACCTGGGAGTCGAACGCCAACCGGTCGACGGCGACGACGACTTCGGCGTTGGCCCTGAACAACTCCTGGAACGTGGCGAACACCGACGCCACGGACGTGACGTTCCACGAGAACGCCACGACCGACTGGGGGACCAACGTCTACGTGTCCGGCTCCATCCCCTCGCTCGGCTCCTGGAACACGGCCGACGCGATCCAGCTGTCGTCGGCCTCGTACCCGGACTGGAGCAGGCTGGTCATCGTTCCCAGGAGCACCTCCTTCGAGTACAAGTACCTCAAGAAGGACAGCTCCGGGAACGTGACCTGGGAGTCCGGGACGAACCGCACGTACACGACGGGCAGTTCGTCCGGCTACACGACGAGCGACACCTGGAAGTAG
- a CDS encoding glycoside hydrolase family 13 protein gives MSQQHPAAPAPHSAAAAVADRRDWWRDAVIYQVYPRSFADSNGDGMGDLEGIRARLPYLRDLGVDAVWLSPFYASPQADAGYDVADYRAVDPMFGSLLDADALIRDAHGLGLRIIVDLVPNHSSDQHEWFRRALAEGPGSPLRERYHFRPGKGKHGELPPNDWESIFGGPAWTRITEPDGTPGEWYLHLFAPEQPDFNWDHPAVGDEFRSILRFWLDMGVDGFRIDVAHGLVKADGLPDLGAHDQLKLLGNDVMPFFDQDGVHAIYRQWRTILDEYSKNKGPEGPSTDGRRWETGGRIFVAEAWTPTVERTANYVRPDELHQAFNFQYLSTAWDAKELREVIDRTLEAMRPVGAPATWVLSNHDVTRHATRFANPPGLGTQIRTAGDRELGLRRARAATLLMLALPGSAYIYQGEELGLPDVVDLPDEVRQDPAYFRGAGQDGFRDGCRVPIPWTRTGSSYGFGGGGSWLPQPESWGGLSVEAQTGVAGSTLELYRTALATRREHPALGAGDAVEWLPAPEGVLVFRRGEFVCVANTTEEAVTTTAYGRVLLASGEVAEADREAKVPADTTVWFTTRP, from the coding sequence ATGAGCCAGCAGCACCCCGCCGCACCGGCCCCCCACTCCGCCGCAGCCGCCGTCGCCGACCGCCGTGACTGGTGGCGGGACGCGGTCATCTACCAGGTCTATCCGCGCAGCTTCGCCGACAGCAACGGCGACGGCATGGGCGACCTGGAAGGCATCCGCGCCCGACTGCCGTACCTGCGTGACCTCGGCGTCGACGCCGTGTGGCTCAGCCCCTTCTACGCCTCGCCGCAGGCCGACGCCGGCTACGACGTCGCCGACTACCGTGCCGTCGACCCGATGTTCGGCAGCCTGCTCGACGCCGACGCGCTGATCCGCGACGCCCACGGGCTGGGGCTCAGGATCATCGTCGACCTCGTCCCGAACCACTCCTCCGACCAGCACGAGTGGTTCCGGCGCGCCCTCGCCGAGGGCCCCGGCTCCCCGCTGCGGGAGCGCTACCACTTCCGCCCCGGCAAGGGGAAGCACGGCGAACTCCCGCCCAACGACTGGGAGTCCATCTTCGGCGGCCCGGCCTGGACGCGGATCACCGAACCGGACGGCACGCCCGGCGAGTGGTACCTGCACCTCTTCGCCCCCGAGCAGCCCGACTTCAACTGGGACCACCCGGCGGTCGGCGACGAGTTCCGCTCGATCCTGCGCTTCTGGCTGGACATGGGCGTCGACGGCTTCCGTATCGACGTGGCCCACGGACTGGTGAAGGCCGACGGCCTGCCGGACCTCGGCGCGCACGACCAGCTCAAGCTGCTGGGCAACGATGTCATGCCGTTCTTCGACCAGGACGGCGTGCACGCGATCTACCGGCAGTGGCGCACGATCCTGGACGAGTACTCCAAGAACAAGGGGCCCGAAGGGCCTTCGACGGACGGGCGGCGGTGGGAGACGGGCGGGCGCATTTTCGTGGCCGAGGCGTGGACGCCGACCGTCGAGCGCACCGCCAACTACGTCCGCCCGGACGAGCTGCACCAGGCCTTCAACTTCCAGTACCTGAGCACGGCGTGGGACGCAAAGGAACTGCGCGAGGTCATCGACCGCACGCTGGAGGCGATGCGACCGGTGGGCGCCCCCGCCACCTGGGTCCTGTCCAACCACGACGTCACCCGGCACGCGACCCGGTTCGCCAACCCGCCCGGTCTCGGCACCCAGATCCGCACCGCGGGCGACCGTGAACTGGGACTCAGGCGGGCCCGGGCGGCCACCCTCCTCATGCTCGCGCTGCCCGGCTCGGCGTACATCTACCAGGGCGAGGAACTGGGCCTGCCGGACGTGGTCGACCTCCCCGACGAGGTGCGCCAGGACCCGGCGTACTTCCGCGGCGCCGGCCAGGACGGCTTCCGCGACGGCTGCCGGGTGCCGATCCCGTGGACCCGCACGGGCTCGTCGTACGGCTTCGGCGGCGGGGGCAGCTGGCTGCCGCAGCCCGAGAGCTGGGGCGGGCTGAGCGTGGAGGCGCAGACCGGGGTGGCCGGTTCCACCCTGGAGCTGTACCGCACCGCGCTCGCCACCCGCCGGGAACACCCCGCCCTCGGCGCGGGCGACGCGGTGGAGTGGCTGCCGGCACCGGAGGGCGTCCTGGTCTTCCGCCGGGGCGAGTTCGTGTGTGTCGCGAACACCACGGAGGAGGCGGTGACCACCACGGCGTACGGGCGGGTGCTGCTCGCCAGTGGTGAGGTGGCCGAGGCCGACCGCGAGGCGAAGGTGCCGGCCGACACCACGGTGTGGTTCACCACCCGCCCCTGA
- a CDS encoding carbohydrate ABC transporter permease, producing MTVAIDRATGKRRGDRAPRPGLGQRIKNGLQKYWYAYAMIAPVVVVLAGIVGYPLVRGVYLTLTDANSLNSARTIGVNHIAATYKFVGLDNYKDILFGPTAYDRFWSHFLWTIVWTAACVVLHYTIGLGLALMLNQKLRGRTFYRLLLVLPWAVPTFVTVFSWRIMLADTGVLNQILHSLHLPQPQWLEDTFWQRFAAIMVNTWCGVPFMMLSLLGGLQSIDSSLYEAAEMDGANAWQRFRHVTLPGLRSVSSTVVLLGIIWTFNQFVIIFLLFGPTSAPDAQILVDWAYQLGFGQQPRDFAQSAAYGVLLLSILVVFTSFYFRWLKRNDQLAV from the coding sequence ATGACAGTCGCCATCGACCGTGCGACCGGCAAGCGCCGCGGTGACCGCGCGCCTCGGCCCGGGCTGGGGCAGCGCATCAAGAACGGCTTGCAGAAGTACTGGTACGCCTACGCGATGATCGCCCCGGTGGTCGTCGTACTCGCCGGCATCGTCGGCTACCCGCTGGTCCGCGGCGTCTACCTGACCCTCACCGACGCCAACAGCCTCAACTCGGCGCGCACCATCGGCGTCAACCACATCGCGGCCACGTACAAGTTCGTCGGCCTGGACAACTACAAGGACATCCTGTTCGGCCCGACCGCCTACGACCGGTTCTGGTCGCACTTCCTGTGGACCATTGTCTGGACGGCCGCCTGTGTGGTCCTGCACTACACCATCGGTCTCGGGCTCGCGCTCATGCTCAACCAGAAGCTGCGCGGCCGTACCTTCTACCGGCTGCTCCTCGTCCTGCCCTGGGCCGTGCCGACGTTCGTCACCGTCTTCTCCTGGCGGATCATGCTCGCCGACACCGGCGTGCTCAACCAGATCCTGCACTCCCTGCACCTGCCCCAGCCGCAGTGGCTGGAGGACACCTTCTGGCAGCGGTTCGCCGCGATCATGGTCAACACCTGGTGCGGTGTGCCGTTCATGATGCTCTCGCTCCTCGGCGGCCTGCAGTCCATCGACTCCAGCCTCTACGAGGCGGCCGAGATGGACGGCGCGAACGCCTGGCAGCGCTTCAGGCACGTCACCCTGCCGGGGCTCAGGTCCGTCAGCTCCACCGTCGTCCTGCTCGGCATCATCTGGACCTTCAACCAGTTCGTCATCATCTTCCTGCTGTTCGGACCCACCAGCGCCCCCGACGCCCAGATCCTCGTGGACTGGGCCTACCAGCTGGGCTTCGGACAGCAGCCGCGGGACTTCGCGCAGTCCGCCGCGTACGGCGTGCTGCTGCTGTCGATCCTCGTCGTGTTCACCTCCTTCTACTTCCGCTGGCTGAAGCGCAATGACCAGCTCGCCGTCTGA
- a CDS encoding alpha-amylase: MARRTLPTALALTMATFGLTVGMNPTTAEASPPGTKDVTAVLFEWNYASVARECTTTLGPAGYGYVQVSPPAEHIRGSQWWTSYQPVSYRIAGRLGDRTTFKNMIDTCHAAGVKVVVDTVINHMSAGSGTGTGGSTYTKYDYPGLYSYPDFDDCTSPVTNYQDRWNVQHCELVGLADLDTGEEYVRKTIAGYMNDLLSLGADGFRIDAAKHIPAEDLANIKSRLTNPSAYWKQEVIYGANEAVQPSEYTGNGDVQEFRYAYDLKRVFTSEKLAYLTNFGEGWGYLSSSVAGVFVDNHDTERNGSTLNYKDGADYTLANVFMLAWPYGAPDINSGYEWSDADAGPPDGGQVNACWQDGWKCQHAWPEIKSMVAFRNTTRGEAVSNWWDDGNNAIGFGRGGKGYVAVNHESSALSRTYQTSLPAGTYCDVQNNTTVTVNSSGQFTATLGSNTALAIYAGKSSC; the protein is encoded by the coding sequence ATGGCACGCAGAACACTCCCCACGGCACTCGCGCTCACCATGGCCACGTTCGGCCTTACGGTTGGCATGAACCCGACCACCGCCGAGGCCTCCCCGCCCGGCACCAAGGACGTCACCGCCGTCCTCTTCGAGTGGAACTACGCCTCGGTGGCCCGCGAGTGCACCACCACCCTCGGCCCCGCCGGCTACGGCTACGTCCAGGTCTCCCCGCCCGCCGAGCACATACGGGGCTCGCAGTGGTGGACCTCGTACCAGCCGGTGTCGTACAGGATCGCGGGCCGGCTCGGCGACCGGACCACCTTCAAGAACATGATCGACACCTGCCACGCGGCCGGGGTGAAGGTCGTCGTCGACACCGTCATCAACCACATGTCGGCGGGCAGCGGCACCGGCACCGGCGGCTCGACGTATACGAAGTACGACTACCCGGGCCTGTACTCGTACCCCGACTTCGACGACTGCACCTCGCCGGTCACCAACTACCAGGACCGCTGGAACGTCCAGCACTGCGAACTCGTCGGCCTGGCCGACCTGGACACCGGCGAGGAGTACGTCCGCAAGACCATCGCCGGGTACATGAACGACCTGCTCTCGCTCGGCGCCGACGGTTTCCGCATCGACGCGGCCAAGCACATCCCGGCCGAGGACCTGGCGAACATCAAGTCCCGCCTGACCAACCCCTCCGCCTACTGGAAGCAGGAGGTCATCTACGGAGCGAACGAGGCCGTCCAGCCCTCCGAGTACACCGGCAACGGCGACGTCCAGGAGTTCCGCTACGCCTACGACCTCAAACGTGTCTTCACCAGCGAGAAGCTGGCGTACCTCACCAACTTCGGCGAGGGCTGGGGCTACCTGAGCAGCTCGGTCGCCGGCGTCTTCGTCGACAACCACGACACGGAGCGCAACGGCTCCACCCTCAACTACAAGGACGGCGCCGACTACACCCTGGCCAACGTCTTCATGCTCGCCTGGCCTTACGGCGCCCCCGACATCAACTCCGGCTACGAATGGTCGGACGCGGACGCGGGTCCACCCGACGGAGGCCAGGTGAACGCCTGCTGGCAGGACGGCTGGAAGTGCCAGCACGCCTGGCCGGAGATCAAGTCCATGGTCGCCTTCCGCAACACGACCCGCGGCGAGGCCGTCTCCAACTGGTGGGACGACGGCAACAACGCCATCGGCTTCGGCCGGGGCGGCAAGGGCTACGTGGCCGTCAACCACGAGTCCTCGGCCCTGTCCCGCACGTACCAGACGTCCCTGCCCGCCGGGACGTACTGCGACGTGCAGAACAACACGACGGTGACGGTGAACTCCAGTGGGCAGTTCACCGCCACCCTGGGCTCGAACACGGCGCTCGCGATCTACGCCGGCAAGTCGAGCTGCTGA
- a CDS encoding sugar ABC transporter permease, which produces MSTPTLEKTEAAPAATGEAPRRTRRRGERGPLGAALLHGGLAVASLIALAPVAWLFYLSLGPDKDDYLHPGKIAGKLSFSNYSFVLQHTGFFDWFKSTMIVACGTTLIGVLVAATTGYAVSRMRFPGYKQLMWVLLLTQAFPIAILIVPMYQIFSDLGLIDTYWALIIINCTTAVPYSAWLLKGYFDTIPFEIDEAGRVDGLSPFGTFFRLILPLARPGLAVAAFYNFITAVGEVAFATTFLLDDSKYTFAVGLQTFVSEHDAQWNYMAATAVLIAIPVSAFFYLVQKNLVTGLTAGGTKG; this is translated from the coding sequence ATGAGCACCCCGACCCTCGAGAAGACCGAGGCCGCCCCGGCCGCCACGGGCGAGGCCCCGCGCCGTACGCGCCGGCGCGGCGAGCGCGGCCCGCTCGGCGCCGCCCTGCTGCACGGCGGCCTCGCCGTCGCGAGCCTCATCGCGCTGGCCCCGGTGGCCTGGCTGTTCTATCTCTCCCTCGGCCCGGACAAGGACGACTACCTCCACCCGGGCAAGATCGCGGGCAAGCTGTCCTTCTCCAACTACAGCTTCGTGCTCCAGCACACCGGCTTCTTCGACTGGTTCAAGTCGACGATGATCGTGGCCTGCGGCACCACCCTGATCGGCGTCCTCGTCGCCGCCACCACCGGCTACGCGGTCTCCCGGATGCGCTTTCCCGGCTACAAGCAGCTGATGTGGGTCCTGCTGCTCACGCAGGCCTTCCCGATCGCCATCCTGATCGTGCCGATGTACCAGATCTTCAGCGATCTCGGCCTCATCGACACCTACTGGGCGCTGATCATCATCAACTGCACCACGGCCGTGCCGTACAGCGCCTGGCTGCTCAAGGGGTACTTCGACACCATCCCCTTCGAGATAGACGAGGCCGGACGTGTCGACGGGCTCAGCCCGTTCGGCACCTTCTTCCGGCTGATCCTGCCGCTGGCCCGCCCGGGCCTGGCCGTGGCCGCCTTCTACAACTTCATCACCGCCGTGGGCGAGGTCGCCTTCGCGACGACGTTCCTGCTGGACGACTCGAAGTACACCTTCGCCGTCGGTCTGCAGACCTTCGTCAGCGAGCACGACGCCCAGTGGAACTACATGGCCGCCACCGCGGTGCTGATCGCGATACCCGTGTCGGCGTTCTTCTACCTCGTGCAGAAGAACCTCGTCACCGGTCTGACCGCGGGCGGTACGAAGGGCTGA
- a CDS encoding extracellular solute-binding protein: MRRGIAASALVASFALAATACGGSSDSGDKAGGPVTITWWDTSNATNEAPTYKALVQQFEAQNKNIKVKYVNVPFDQAQNKFDTAAGSKGAPDILRSEVGWTPAFAKKGYFLPLDGTEALSEQSSFQPNLIKQAQYEGKTYGVPLVTDTLALVYNKALFKKAGITEAPKTWDELKSDAAKVKDKTGADGYWGSTQSYYAQPFLYGEGTDTVDAAAKKITVDSAAAKKAYGTWLSLFSGKGLHKADSTADAYAHISDAFVNGKVAAILQGPWEITNFYKGSAFKDKSNLGIATVPAGSTGKAGAPTGGHNLAVYAGSDKAHQEAALKFVKFMTSASSQETIALKNSTLPTRSDAYTAQVKADPGIAGYQSVLSASQPRPALPEYSSLWTPLDQELPKVADGKESLDQGLSNAQLAIAKLVPDFSK; the protein is encoded by the coding sequence ATGCGGCGTGGCATAGCGGCCTCCGCGCTGGTGGCGTCCTTCGCCCTCGCGGCGACGGCCTGCGGCGGCAGCAGCGACAGCGGAGACAAGGCCGGCGGCCCGGTCACCATTACCTGGTGGGACACCTCCAACGCCACGAACGAGGCGCCGACGTACAAGGCCCTGGTCCAGCAGTTCGAGGCCCAGAACAAGAACATCAAGGTCAAGTACGTCAACGTGCCCTTCGACCAGGCGCAGAACAAGTTCGACACCGCCGCCGGCTCCAAGGGCGCCCCGGACATCCTGCGCTCCGAGGTCGGCTGGACCCCCGCCTTCGCCAAGAAGGGCTACTTCCTGCCGCTGGACGGCACCGAGGCCCTCTCCGAGCAGAGCAGCTTCCAGCCGAACCTGATCAAGCAGGCGCAGTACGAGGGCAAGACCTACGGCGTTCCGCTGGTCACCGACACCCTGGCGCTGGTCTACAACAAGGCGCTGTTCAAGAAGGCCGGCATCACCGAGGCCCCCAAGACCTGGGACGAGCTGAAGTCGGACGCGGCGAAGGTCAAGGACAAGACCGGTGCCGACGGCTACTGGGGCTCCACCCAGTCCTACTACGCGCAGCCCTTCCTCTACGGCGAGGGCACCGACACCGTCGACGCGGCCGCCAAGAAGATCACCGTCGACTCGGCCGCCGCGAAGAAGGCCTACGGCACCTGGCTGAGCCTGTTCTCCGGCAAGGGCCTGCACAAGGCCGACAGCACCGCCGACGCCTACGCCCACATCTCGGACGCGTTCGTCAACGGCAAGGTCGCCGCGATCCTGCAGGGCCCGTGGGAGATCACGAACTTCTACAAGGGCAGCGCCTTCAAGGACAAGTCCAACCTCGGCATCGCCACCGTCCCGGCCGGTTCCACCGGCAAGGCGGGCGCCCCGACCGGCGGCCACAACCTCGCGGTCTACGCCGGTTCGGACAAGGCCCACCAGGAAGCGGCTCTCAAGTTCGTGAAGTTCATGACCTCGGCGTCCTCCCAGGAGACCATCGCCCTGAAGAACTCCACCCTGCCGACCCGCTCCGACGCCTACACCGCCCAGGTCAAGGCCGACCCCGGTATCGCCGGCTACCAGAGCGTCCTGTCCGCCTCCCAGCCGCGCCCGGCGCTGCCCGAGTACAGCAGCCTGTGGACTCCGCTCGACCAGGAACTGCCGAAGGTCGCCGACGGCAAGGAGTCGCTGGACCAGGGCCTGAGCAACGCCCAGCTGGCCATCGCCAAGCTGGTGCCCGACTTCAGCAAGTGA
- a CDS encoding LacI family DNA-binding transcriptional regulator: MTTRLADIAAQAGVSEATVSRVLNGKPGVAATTRQSVLAALDVLGYERPVRLRQRSEGLVGLITPELENPIFPALAQVIGQALTRQGYTPVLATQTPGGSTEDELTEMLVDRGVAGIIYVSGLHADTTADMQRYERLRAQGVPFVLVDGFSPKVQAPFISPDDRAAMTLAVTHLVSLGHTRIGLALGPKRFVPVQRKIEGFVRAVQDQLGLDVGVIETELVQHSLYTLEGGQAAASALIDRNCTAVVCASDMMALGAIRAVRQRGLDVPRDVSVVGFDDSPLIAFTDPPLTTVRKPVPAMGQAAVRTLLEEIGGTPAPHSEFVFMPELVVRGSTASAPHVVRTS, translated from the coding sequence GTGACCACACGGCTTGCCGACATCGCTGCGCAGGCGGGGGTGAGCGAAGCGACCGTCAGCAGGGTCCTCAACGGGAAGCCGGGCGTCGCCGCCACCACCCGCCAGTCCGTGCTTGCCGCACTGGACGTCCTGGGCTACGAGCGCCCGGTGCGGTTGCGGCAGCGCAGCGAGGGTCTGGTCGGCCTGATCACACCCGAGCTGGAGAACCCGATATTCCCAGCCCTGGCCCAGGTCATCGGCCAGGCGCTGACCCGCCAGGGCTACACGCCGGTACTCGCCACCCAGACCCCGGGCGGGTCGACCGAGGACGAGCTGACCGAGATGCTCGTGGACCGCGGGGTCGCCGGGATCATCTACGTCTCCGGGCTGCACGCGGACACCACCGCCGACATGCAGCGCTATGAGCGCCTGCGGGCGCAGGGCGTGCCGTTCGTGCTGGTGGACGGGTTCTCGCCGAAGGTGCAGGCACCGTTCATCTCCCCCGACGACCGGGCCGCGATGACGCTCGCGGTGACCCATCTGGTGTCGCTCGGCCACACCCGGATCGGGCTCGCCCTCGGGCCCAAGCGGTTCGTGCCGGTACAGCGCAAGATCGAGGGCTTCGTACGGGCCGTGCAGGACCAGCTGGGGCTGGATGTCGGCGTCATCGAGACCGAGTTGGTCCAGCACTCGCTGTACACGCTGGAGGGTGGTCAGGCGGCGGCGAGCGCGCTCATCGACCGCAACTGCACGGCCGTGGTGTGTGCGAGCGACATGATGGCGCTCGGTGCGATACGGGCCGTGCGGCAGCGGGGTCTGGACGTGCCCCGGGACGTGTCGGTGGTCGGCTTCGACGACTCCCCGCTCATCGCGTTCACCGATCCACCGCTGACCACGGTGCGCAAGCCGGTGCCGGCGATGGGGCAGGCCGCGGTGCGCACGTTGCTGGAGGAGATCGGCGGAACGCCCGCACCCCACAGTGAGTTCGTGTTCATGCCGGAGCTGGTGGTACGTGGTTCGACGGCTTCGGCGCCTCATGTCGTCCGTACGTCGTAG